CGAGTGGGACGGGGGGGGCAGCGACCCCGGggagcccccccaggacccccccgcGACCCCCCCACCTCCAGGGACCTGCTACAGCCTCAAGagccaccccctgccccccaggtacccccccaaaataccccccagccccccaatccccccattaacgcacccccagccccccaatcccccctttaacacccccccaatcccccctttaacaccccccccagccccccaatcccccctttaacacccccccaatccccccgttaacgcccccccagccccccaatccccccattatcacccccccagtcccccaatccccccattatcacccccccagtcccccaatccccccattatcacccccacagccccccaatcccccctttaatgccccccaatccccccattaacacccccccagtcccccctttaacgcccccccagccccccaatccccccattaatgcccccccagcccccaaatccccccattaatgcacccccagccccccaatccccccattaatgcccccccagccccccaatccccccattaacgcccccccagccccccaatcccccgttaacgcccccccagccccccaatccccccattaacaccccccgagccccccaatcccccctttaacaccccccagccccccttaacacccccccagccccccaatcccccctttaacgccccccagcccccctttaacacccccccagcccctcaatcCCCCCTTTAacgcccccccagccccccaatcccccctttaacgccccccagcccccctttaacacccccccagccccccaatccccccattaacgcccccccagccccccaatccccccattaacacccccccagccccccaatcccccctttaacatccccccgagccccccaatccccacTATAacatccccccagccccccaatcccccctttaatgcccccccagccccccgatCCCCCCGTTAACGCCTCCCCCCGCAGCCCGGCCCCCCCCGCGGCCCCCCCCTCGTCGCGGGTCCTGCTGCGGCAGCAGCTGATGAGGGCGCAGGCGCAGGAGCAGGAGCGCAGGGAGAAAAGTGGGGGGGCCgcggcgccccccgccccgaaCCCTTCCACCCCCATCGCCGTGGGGGCCCCCCCGCCTCGAGAAACCCCCCGCGTCCCCCCCGAGGTGCTCAAGGTGAGACCCCGAGGGCCGTAtggggggggattttggggggtctggggggtgtttggggggatctttgggtctgggggggctctgggtgagattgggggggctctgggttagatttgggggggtctcttggtgggtctgggggtctgagggggctctgggtgggatttgggggggtctctgggtgGGTCTGTgagtctgggggggctctgcgtgggattttgggggggctctgggtgggatttggggggtttctGGGTGGATctttggatctgggggggctctgggtgggatttgggggggcactgggtggGTCTTTGGAtcttgggggggctctggatgggatttggggggtcccttTGGAtctggggggttctgggggggctctgggtgggattttggggggtccctttggatctgggggggctctgggtgggTCTTTGGAtcttgggggggctctggatgggatttggggggtccctttggatctggggggcctcggggggggtctgggggggctctgcgtgggattttgggggggtccctttggatctgggggggctctgagtgggatttggggggtctctGGGTGGGTctttggatttgggggggcctCTGGGTGGgtctgtgggtctgggggggctctgggttagatttgggggggctctgggtggATCtttgggtctgggggggtctctgggtgagattttggggggtctctgggTGGGTCTGTGTGTCTGGGGGGTCtctgggtgggatctgggggtgccggggggggtCTCCGTGCCCCACCCCCCCCTTTCTCTGTCCCCCCCAGGTACAGACTCACCTGGAGAACCCGACGCGCTATCACCTGCGGGCGGCTCAGCGGCAGCAGCTCCGGCGCTTCCTGAGCTCCcggggcccccccagcccccccgggGCCCCCCCGCACCCCGGGACGCAGGTCAGGGGGGGCTCTGGTGGCATCGGCTCCGATTTTTGGGGTCAATGATGTGGTTTTTGGGGTCAACGACGCAGTTTTCAGGTTAATTAGCTGGTTATTAGGCTTGATAATGTAGATATTGGGTTCAACAACTTTTATTTTGGGGTCCATGACGTGTTTTTTAGGTTCAATGATGTAGATTTTGGGATCAATGAGCTGCGTTTTGTGTTCTATGATGTAATTTTTGAGTCAATTTGTTGGCTTTTAGGTTTCGTGATACAAATTTTGGGGTCAAAGACGTTTTTGGGGGCTACAATGTAGTTTTTGGGTCAATTAGCAGGTTTTTTGGGTTTGATGATGTAGATTTTGGGGTCAATAACCTGGTATTTGAGAGGAATGATGTAGATTTTGGATCAATTAGGTGGTTTTTAGGTCTCAAAGTGTAGATTTTAGGGCCGATGATGTAGTTTTTGGGGCTGATGATGTAGTTTTTGGGTCAGTCAGCTGGTTTTTAGGTTTGATGATGTAGATTTTGGGGTCAACGACTTGGTATTTGAGACGAATAATATAAATTTTGAATCAATTAGTTGGTTTTTATGTTTCAGGGTGTAGATTTTGGGGTCAATAATCTGGTTTTTGAGGGTAAGAATGTAGGTTTTGGGGTAGTTATCTGGTTTATAGGTTTGATGATGTAGATTTCGGGGTGCCCGACCTGGAGTTGGGGTCGACGCCACCGTTTTGGGGGCGCCGCCTTGCTGTGGGGAGGGGTCTGTGGCGATATAGGGGGGGGGGGCATTAACCCCTTACACCCCTCcgctgtgtcccccccccccagatcgAGGCGGTGCTGGAGGAGCTGATGGGGCTGGAGCCGAGCTGCGAGGAGCCCCTCGACTTCACCCCCGAGCCCCACGCTGTGAGTGCCCCGCGATTGCGCAATAGGGGGCGTGGCCACCGCAAGCCCCGCCCACAGACCCGGGATTGCGCAATAGGGGGCGTGGCCACCGCAAGCCCCGCCCACAGACCCGGGATTGCGCaatgggggcgtggccaccGCAGGCCCCGCCCACAGACCCGGGATTGCGCAatagggggcgtggcctgctCTCCATATAAGGCgatgggggcgtggccagggcccctcccagccccacccAAGGGGTCTCCAGCCCcattggggggtttgggggggggcagcCTGACACCTCCTCCCTGTCGTTCCCCCCCCAGGAGGTTTTTACCCCCCCCCAGGAGGTTTTTACCCCCCCCCAGGgcggcagcagctcctgccccgcGGAGCTGCCCCACGTCAAGGCTGAGCTCTCAGgtgagggggggtcctgggggtccctatggggcgggggggggggtcttcATGGCATAAGGGGGACGTCCTATagattggggggggtccctatggggccaGTGAGGGGTTCAGGGTGTTCTAGGGGGCATGGGGGGGTTCCTATTGGATGAGGTGGGAGTCTATATGGGGTGAGGGGGAGCCCTATGGGGTTAAAGGGGGGGTTCTATGGGGTGAGGAGgattctgggggtccctagggggTGAGGGAGGGTCTGCTATGGGGCGAGGGGGGGTCGCTGTGAGGTACTGAGGGCTCTGCCCCCCCAGAATCGGAGGCAAAGGCGCTGCTGAAGGAGCGGCAGAAGAAGGACAACCACAACCTGAGTGAGTTGGGGGGcccctatggggctgggggggccgctggggggctgagggggctgctgggggggctGCTATGCCCCGCTGTGGGGCAGCtgatgccccccccccccccaaatcttcTGTTCCCCAGTCGAGCGGCGCCGTCGCTTCAACATCAACGACCGAATCAAAGAGCTGGGGACCCTGATCCCCAAATCCAGCGACCCGTGAGTGGGGGGCAGCCCCACAGCGCCCTGCTGCGCCCCCaattcctccctccccagccccatagccccccataaaCCCCCTCttcagccccatagacccctataacccccctccccagccccatagccccccataacccccctcTCCAACCCCATAGTCCCCAAtaaatcccctccccagccccatagcaccccataaccccccttcccagccccatagccccccataaaccccctccccagccccatagccccccataaaccccctcccccgccccctAACCCCCGTTTCCAgtcccatagccccccataaccccgctccccagccccatagcccccataaaccccctccccagccccctaatccccctccccagccccctaatccccctccccagccccatagtcCCCCATAACCCCCTTTCCCAGCCCCATACCCCCTATAaacccccttcccaccccctaacccctctccccagccccatagcccccccaacccccttccCCAGGCCCGTAACcgccctccccagccccatagctcctCGTAACCCCCTTTCCCAGCCTCATAATCCCCCTCTGCAGCCCCAGAGCACCCCTGAACTCCCCTCCCCggccccagggccccccccaaccccctctgcagccccacagccccccgtAACcccgctccccagccccatagccgcCTCCCCACGAGCTGCGGTGCCGGCAGGGAGACGCGGTGGAACAAGGGCTCCATCCTGAAGGCGTCGGTCGACTACATCCGCAAGCTGCAGCGCGAGACCCAGCGCTCGCGAGACCtcgagctgcagcagcagcgccTCGAGGAGACCAACCGCGGCCTGCGGCTGCGCCTCCAGGTGCGGGGCTGGGGGTTGTGGGGCTGGTgagaggggctctggagggctatggggctggggagggtggAAAcggggggctgagaggggggCCAAGGGCTTcagaggagcagggctgagggggATCTGCGGGGCAGGAGGGTCACTGGGCTCTGCTTTCCTccccctgcaggagctggagctgcaggcGCAGCTGCACGGGCTGCCGCTGCCCCCCCCGCTagtgccccaggacccccccggGGGCCCCCCCTCGGCCTTGgggtgccccccaacccccccaggcCTCCTGGAGCTGCCGTTACCCCCCGGGCTCTCCCCGCCGGCCCTAGACTTGGGGGGCCTGGATGAGCTCCTCCTCGACGAGGTCGGGGGGCTGTCGCCCCTCGGCCCCCCCGGCGCCCTCCTCGcctcccccgccccctccagcccccgcAGCAGCGCCAG
This genomic window from Phaenicophaeus curvirostris isolate KB17595 unplaced genomic scaffold, BPBGC_Pcur_1.0 scaffold_673, whole genome shotgun sequence contains:
- the LOC138735287 gene encoding transcription factor E3-like isoform X2, coding for MSGGAAEGVPAPPGRPTVYVLLGGPSPPETLRLLGLSSESGIVADIEWDGGGSDPGEPPQDPPATPPPPGTCYSLKSHPLPPSPAPPAAPPSSRVLLRQQLMRAQAQEQERREKSGGAAAPPAPNPSTPIAVGAPPPRETPRVPPEVLKVQTHLENPTRYHLRAAQRQQLRRFLSSRGPPSPPGAPPHPGTQIEAVLEELMGLEPSCEEPLDFTPEPHAEVFTPPQGGSSSCPAELPHVKAELSESEAKALLKERQKKDNHNLIERRRRFNINDRIKELGTLIPKSSDPETRWNKGSILKASVDYIRKLQRETQRSRDLELQQQRLEETNRGLRLRLQELELQAQLHGLPLPPPLVPQDPPGGPPSALGCPPTPPGLLELPLPPGLSPPALDLGGLDELLLDEVGGLSPLGPPGALLASPAPSSPRSSASMDDDP
- the LOC138735287 gene encoding transcription factor E3-like isoform X1; the encoded protein is MSGGAAEGVPAPPGRPTVYVLLGGPSPPETLRLLGLSSESGIVADIEWDGGGSDPGEPPQDPPATPPPPGTCYSLKSHPLPPSPAPPAAPPSSRVLLRQQLMRAQAQEQERREKSGGAAAPPAPNPSTPIAVGAPPPRETPRVPPEVLKVQTHLENPTRYHLRAAQRQQLRRFLSSRGPPSPPGAPPHPGTQIEAVLEELMGLEPSCEEPLDFTPEPHAEVFTPPQEVFTPPQGGSSSCPAELPHVKAELSESEAKALLKERQKKDNHNLIERRRRFNINDRIKELGTLIPKSSDPETRWNKGSILKASVDYIRKLQRETQRSRDLELQQQRLEETNRGLRLRLQELELQAQLHGLPLPPPLVPQDPPGGPPSALGCPPTPPGLLELPLPPGLSPPALDLGGLDELLLDEVGGLSPLGPPGALLASPAPSSPRSSASMDDDP